A genomic region of Equus caballus isolate H_3958 breed thoroughbred chromosome 1, TB-T2T, whole genome shotgun sequence contains the following coding sequences:
- the MAP10 gene encoding microtubule-associated protein 10 — MAAAASERLFSLELLVDWVRLEVGLPLPPAVVAVEEELEAAAAEEEEDLEEEQEVGEEAAPRRPSCSLCPAVAFRLSDFPTLLVYPPGGPAAPAPEPRPGLVSFGRGKSCLFRLHPAILHRLLLRSPLYTLLLQLPPGLPSPAPRLLGACSISLASAARKVLGPASSGCSQGHRGSFPLHNQVGERIGDIGLGYRLTDLGSSLLGHLERPVACTGGGVERVEGRKAVEISTQTLQEKQQLQQPNSEPSPRDAGGPPVSLKIPKTQKDLKEIALHSKTNSDNIGFVENGKTTSICSNAVGVRSISPQNQEVTELDIETNTFCPPPLYYTHLAQEKTPPVLGKITIKHEMNVPEELNGTFPEEKLVSPPTHTNPVKHTNSAIHEKPPILINPPRVQDMGASNQAMSHPQTEEDGINMIRQLPLLNALLVELSLLYNQPMASPTHVHPHLAWLYRTEDKKAPETSTKSTCKSEFKKDELSLGENKKSVSLQCKKHQVEKKGKCFEKNSGTPPKRVPRGKLLYGLTNTFKLRLKQTNPEMLVVHEKREKYRKMQTQMLGAKLRNPSSKVKILSFAEQHQELYQLLKDKYLESDASFAEKTDNSKQISGVFENPSTTKETKLKCISENTIDFGENTTNNGSLEEILSPENTIVPERFTHTDIFGGKVEMKVPSPCVFQQVAIVDRIIVDKEITDKQVKTTDNDILTADMSENKPSKNSCSESISELKYSDDFTSPCYSEDFCATEDTSGISQACDSSLGAEDPKHSQHTSKSSETRLSMRKNNSEKSSILTPPFSAGSPVHSYKRSHISKAQDKSLEEASNISTSDLSSSHWTEEKENQIDHNSMHNSKLAKRGQDISVKRKTRTDCNSLEKSQSPRTSQVSSYLPSNLSELELNVLDRSTSDHSEEDSDEVGSLNISKQCRDICELVINKLPGYTV, encoded by the coding sequence ATGGCGGCCGCCGCGTCGGAGCGGCTTTTCTCACTGGAGCTGCTCGTGGACTGGGTGCGTCTTGAAGTCGGGCTGCCGCTGCCGCCGGCCGTGGTCGcggtggaggaggagctggaggcggcggcggcggaggaggaggaggatttggaggaggagcaggaggtgggggaggaggccgCGCCGCGGCGGCCATCGTGCAGCCTGTGCCCCGCCGTGGCCTTCCGCCTGTCGGACTTCCCCACGCTGCTCGTTTACCCTCCCGGcggccccgccgcccccgccccggaaCCCCGGCCTGGCCTGGTCAGCTTCGGTCGCGGCAAGTCCTGTCTCTTCCGCCTGCACCCCGCCATCCTGCACCGCCTGCTGCTGCGGAGCCCGCTCTACACCTTGCTGCTGCAGCTGCCTCCCgggctccccagccctgccccgcgGCTCCTGGGCGCCTGCAGCATCTCTCTGGCCTCCGCGGCCCGCAAGGTGCTGGGGCCGGCCTCCTCCGGCTGCTCCCAGGGTCATCGTGGAAGTTTCCCTCTGCATAACCAAGTGGGGGAGCGGATTGGGGACATTGGCCTGGGCTACCGCCTGACTGACCTGGGGAGCAGCTTGCTGGGCCATCTTGAGCGGCCAGTCGCTTGCACAGGAGGTGGGGTGGAGCGAGTGGAGGGGCGGAAGGCCGTGGAGATCAGCACCCAAACCCTGCAGGAAAAACAGCAGCTACAGCAGCCGAACTCAGAGCCAAGCCCAAGAGATGCTGGTGGGCCTCCCGTGAGTTTAAAAATCCCAAAGACccagaaagatttgaaagaaatAGCTCTTCATAGTAAGACCAACTCTGATAACATTGGTTTTGTGGAGAATGGCAAAACCACCTCTATTTGTTCAAATGCTGTTGGTGTGAGAAGCATCAGCCCCCAAAATCAGGAAGTCACAGAGTTGGACATTGAAACCAACACATTTTGCCCTCCTCCTCTGTACTACACTCATCTGGCCCAAGAAAAGACACCTCCTGTACTGGGTAAAATCACCATTAAGCATGAAATGAATGTACCTGAGGAATTGAATGGTacttttccagaagaaaaactTGTAAGTCCCCCAACACATACTAATCCTGTAAAACATACAAATTCTGCAATACATGAGAAGCCTCCAATACTTATAAATCCTCCACGTGTTCAGGATATGGGAGCAAGTAATCAAGCTATGAGTCACCCtcaaactgaggaagatggaatTAATATGATAAGGCAGCTGCCTTTGTTAAATGCCTTGTTGGTTGAGTTGTCCTTGTTATACAACCAACCCATGGCAAGCCCTACTCATGTCCATCCTCACTTAGCCTGGTTATATAGAACTGAGGATAAGAAGGCCCCAGAAACTTCTACCAAATCCACATGTAAATCTGAATTTAAGAAGGATGAGCtttctttgggggaaaacaaAAAGTCTGTGAGTCTTCAGTGTAAAAAGCACCAAGTTGAAAAGAAAGgtaaatgttttgaaaagaacAGTGGTACTCCCCCAAAAAGAGTTCCAAGGGGGAAGCTACTTTATGGTTTAACAAATACATTTAAACTGCGTCTAAAGCAAACAAATCCTGAGATGTTGGTAGtacatgaaaagagagaaaaatatagaaaaatgcaaacacagATGTTGGGTGCAAAACTCAGAAATCCATCGTCCAAAGTTAAAATATTAAGCTTTGCAGAACAACATCAGGAGCTGTATCAACTACTTAAAGATAAGTACTTAGAATCAGATGCATCTTTTGCTGAAAAAACTGATAACTCAAAGCAAATTAGTGGAGTTTTTGAGAACCCCAGCACAACTAAAGAAACTAAGCTGAAATGTATAAGTGAAAACACAATTGATTTTGGTGAAAATACAACCAATAATGGTTCATTGGAAGAAATTTTGAGTCCTGAAAATACCATTGTCCCAGAAAGGTTTACTCATACAGATATTTTTGGAGGAAAAGTGGAAATGAAAGTCCCAAGTCCATGTGTTTTCCAACAGGTTGCAATTGTCGACAGAATTATAGTAgataaagaaataactgataagcAGGTCAAAACCACTGATAATGACATTCTTACTGCTGACATGAGTGAAAATAAGCCAAGTAAAAACAGTTGCTCGGAAAGCATCTCAGAACTAAAGTATTCAGATGACTTCACTAGCCCTTGCTATTCCGAAGACTTCTGTGCCACTGAGGACACCAGCGGAATTTCACAAGCTTGTGATAGCAGTCTAGGGGCAGAAGATCCAAAACATAGTCAACATACAAGTAAGTCTAGTGAAACAAGATTGTCCATGAGGAAAAATAACAGTGAGAAGAGTTCTATTCTTACCCCTCCTTTTTCAGCCGGATCACCAGTACACTCATACAAAAGATCTCATATTTCAAAGGCTCAAGATAAAAGTTTGGAGGAAGCATCTAACATCTCCACCAGTGATTTATCTTCATCACACTGGactgaggagaaagaaaaccaaatagaCCACAATAGTATGCATAATTCTAAACTTGCAAAGAGGGGTCAAGACATCTCTGTTAAACGTAAAACAAGAACTGATTGCAATTCTTTAGAGAAAAGCCAGTCACCTCGGACATCTCAAGTGAGTTCTTATCTGCCATCTAATTTATCAGAACTAGAACTTAATGTCTTGGATAGGAGTACTTCAGATCACTCTGAAGAAGACAGTGATGAAGTTGGTTCACTAAATATTTCTAAGCAATGCAGAGATATTTGTGAATTAGTAATAAATAAACTTCCAGGATATACAGTGTAA